A genomic segment from Candidatus Dependentiae bacterium encodes:
- a CDS encoding WD40 repeat domain-containing protein — protein MTNFPKSIVFITFLLNLSNSYSSLSSLQDRAADKTLEALLSQTSRKELSSVISSMPEKVQQRLKGKVLVKYKDAIDKALPTSFKELKGHTKAINSVAFSPCGNFALTGSDDKTARLWNLVTGATIRELKGHTYSVGSVAFSPCGKYALTGSNDRTARLWNLATGTTIKELKGHTDRLTSVALSPCGKCALTASGANTVYLQDLTAGTTIKELKGHTYWVTSVTFSPCGEYALTGSIDETARLWNLATGTTIKEFKGHINQVRSVAFSPCGKYALTGSIDETARLWNLATGTTIKELRGHTNLVASVAFSPCGNYALTGSDDNTVRLWHLATGTAIKELKDPGSSVAFSPCGKYVLTASIDNTARLWLLPQLKTLNLEQLLFVLTS, from the coding sequence ATGACTAATTTCCCTAAATCAATTGTTTTCATTACCTTTCTTTTAAACCTTTCAAACAGTTACAGTTCTTTGTCTTCTTTGCAAGATCGAGCAGCTGATAAAACTCTAGAAGCACTACTCTCTCAAACATCGCGAAAAGAGCTTTCTAGTGTTATCTCTAGCATGCCTGAAAAGGTACAACAAAGACTTAAAGGCAAAGTATTAGTGAAATATAAAGATGCTATAGATAAAGCTCTACCTACTTCATTTAAAGAGCTTAAAGGCCATACTAAGGCTATAAATTCAGTAGCATTCAGCCCTTGTGGCAACTTTGCGTTAACTGGATCAGATGATAAAACTGCCCGCTTATGGAATTTGGTTACTGGTGCTACTATAAGAGAGCTTAAAGGTCATACTTATTCTGTAGGTTCAGTAGCTTTTAGTCCTTGTGGTAAGTATGCATTAACTGGATCAAATGATAGAACTGCTCGCTTATGGAATTTAGCTACTGGTACTACTATAAAAGAGCTTAAAGGCCATACTGATCGGCTAACTTCAGTAGCATTGAGTCCTTGTGGCAAATGTGCTTTAACTGCATCAGGTGCTAACACTGTTTATTTACAGGATTTAACTGCTGGTACTACTATAAAAGAGCTTAAAGGCCATACTTATTGGGTAACTTCAGTAACATTTAGCCCTTGTGGCGAATATGCTTTAACTGGATCAATTGATGAAACTGCTCGTTTATGGAATTTAGCTACTGGTACTACTATAAAGGAGTTTAAAGGTCATATTAATCAGGTAAGATCAGTAGCATTTAGCCCTTGTGGTAAGTATGCTTTAACTGGATCAATTGATGAAACTGCTCGTTTATGGAATTTAGCTACTGGTACTACTATAAAGGAACTTAGAGGTCATACCAATCTAGTAGCATCAGTAGCATTTAGCCCTTGTGGCAACTATGCTTTAACTGGGTCTGATGATAATACTGTTCGTTTATGGCATTTAGCTACTGGCACTGCTATAAAAGAGCTTAAAGACCCTGGATCCTCAGTAGCATTTAGCCCTTGTGGTAAGTATGTTTTAACTGCGTCAATTGATAATACTGCTCGTTTATGGCTTCTTCCTCAACTAAAAACTTTAAATCTTGAGCAATTATTATTTGTCCTTACATCTC